The following coding sequences are from one Nilaparvata lugens isolate BPH chromosome 4, ASM1435652v1, whole genome shotgun sequence window:
- the LOC111046515 gene encoding serine protease 30 isoform X2: MTGWGVYKFHPQTNRKLFPAVLQKATLKIRDENTCKQNLSKAGVRTGNSNPIESFLCAGGEDPDHHIYLGDSGGSLVILESVEADIPRYSTVGLASLSATAQNPRVTPISDFYTHVSFYLEWILDTIAENSGM; the protein is encoded by the exons ATCCACAgacaaatagaaaattatttcctGCCGTGCTTCAGAAGGCCACACTCAAAATACGCGATGAAAATACTTGCAAACAAAATCTTTCAAAAGCCGGAGTTCGCACCGGAAATTCGAATCCGATTGAATCATTCCTTTGTGCTGGAGGAGAAGATCCTGATCACCACATATACTTGGGTGATTCTGGTGGCTCTCTCGTTATACTTGAATCAGTTGAGGCAGACATACCCAG GTATTCCACTGTGGGACTAGCCTCACTATCAGCTACTGCTCAAAATCCTAGAGTGACACCAATTTCTGATTTCTATACGCATGTATCTTTCTACCTGGAATGGATCTTGGACACCATTGCTGAAAACAGTGGAATGTAG